The Apostichopus japonicus isolate 1M-3 chromosome 20, ASM3797524v1, whole genome shotgun sequence genome contains a region encoding:
- the LOC139961145 gene encoding rabenosyn-5-like — MSSLLGKAEDASVQEGFLCPVCLQSCSSIIQLQNHVETAHDRRVLRSQVKQLFGKAKKFIKIGADSDRFDVSFHSSQENLQTSSLTAEVKDSILGSDPFLWENHDIGQETSHWEYFLTQRSQRIDKVVVETNKILLRLDKLVNKGPPWSDQNKRKVYEKEIVPWEGDSSVKFCRYCSDRFSLTTRKHHCRLCGRILCNKCSYYMTHKFCKSVLSPTPANITASEQDPIDAELEQALRICKSCNSLSEKHRVKVKEDTSKPVLLQMYEKIHETISAAQAQIPVYNDIVESLQKAGEVYSREDAEAERTKVLKAFEVIDTLSKKILRLTPNDKDTNSATTEALHRRIRAYVVRFLQDSTFELKHMPSEDDIKRWRAEKSAEKIRRREEEERRVNTKREEVKLTGSPSKTADTYKAKSEKVGKGWTPTLTDQASVKALTDDPLLQQINIISGYLNQAQSSGKWDEANALEANLKELHLEKRAREIRQNEEVAGFYE; from the exons ATGTCCAGTCTCCTCGGTAAGGCTGAAGATGCTTCAGTCCAAGAGGGTTTTCTTTGTCCAGTCTGTCTGCAAAGTTGTTCCTCCATAATCCAACTACAGAATCATGTGGAAACTGCACACGATAGACGTGTTCTTCGAAGTCAAGTGAAACAACTGTTTggaaaagcaaagaaatttatcaaaattggAGCTGACAGTGACAGATTTGATGTGAGCTTTCATTCCAGCCAAGAGAATTTGCAGACATCTTCTTTAACAGCTGAAGTAAAGGATTCCATCCTCGGCTCTGATCCGTTCTTGTGGGAAAATCATGATATtg GTCAGGAGACTAGCCACTGGGAGTATTTTCTCACCCAACGTAGCCAGAGGATTGATAAGGTTGTTGTGGAGACAAATAAAATCTTGTTGCGTCTAGATAAACTAGTAAATAAGGGACCTCCATGGTCAGACCAGAATAAACGTAAAG TATATGAGAAAGAGATTGTACCATGGGAGGGTGACAGCTCTGTCAAATTCTGTCGATATTGTTCAGACCGGTTCTCCCTGACAACAAGGAAACATCACTGTAGACTTTGTGGCAGGATTCTCTGTAACAAATGCTCTTACTATATGACACACAAGTTCTGCA AGAGTGTTTTGAGCCCAACTCCTGCCAATATTACAGCCTCAGAACAGGATCCAATAGATGCTGAACTGGAACAAGCTCTGCGCATCTGCAAAAGCTGCAACTCCTTGTCAGAGAAGCACCGTGTCAAAGTGAAGGAAGACACTTCCAAACCAGTGCTACTACAAATGTATGAG AAAATACATGAAACAATATCTGCTGCCCAAGCCCAAATACCAGTGTACAATGACATTGTAGAATCCCTGCA GAAGGCAGGTGAAGTCTATTCCAGAGAGGATGCTGAAGCCGAAAGGACAAAAGTACTGAAAGCATTTGAAGTGATAGATACTCTCAG TAAAAAGATATTGAGATTGACACCAAATGATAAAGACACCAACAGTGCCACTACTGAGGCCTTACATAGACGGATACGAGCTTATGTCGTCAGATTCCTCCAGGACAGCACCTTTGAGCTAAAGCACATGCCATCAGAGGATGATATTAAAAGATGGAGAGCAGAGAAAAGTGCTGAGAAAATAAGAAGgagggaggaggaagagagGCGGGTTAATACAAAGAGAGAAGAAGTAAAGCTTACTGGTAGTCCATCTAAGACTGCCGATACGTACAAGGCTAAATCGGAGAAGGTTGGTAAGGGATGGACACCGACGTTAACTGATCAAGCTTCCGTCAAAGCTCTGACCGATGATCCTCTTCTACAGCAGATCAACATCATCAGTGGATATCTGAACCAGGCTCAGTCAAGTGGAAAATGGGATGAAGCTAATGCCCTTGAAGCAAACCTAAAAGAATTGCATCTGGAAAAGAGAGCCAGGGAGATACGTCAAAATGAAGAGGTTGCAGGCTTTTATGAGTAG